In one Pseudomonas sp. SCA2728.1_7 genomic region, the following are encoded:
- a CDS encoding NAD(P)H-binding protein, whose amino-acid sequence MKNAETPAVKVVLYGAMSSLGSALMAELLRRQHEVIAILDDLTALAPRPGLRTKTGDLFDSERINQSVAGSSAVICLLDAPGLPFSSDQVERAVVLGPVEQVLAVDALVDGLQAANVSRLFLVGDFAVLDEPDVDDRLQRHAAEEIREAVQSSPLHWTLVNAPHGVAGLTIEHFSQVGGNLEPGLAEPLERLNRVAVGIADELRLNLHVGQHVNFVAVSE is encoded by the coding sequence ATGAAAAATGCCGAAACCCCGGCGGTAAAAGTGGTGCTCTATGGTGCCATGAGTAGCTTGGGCAGCGCGTTGATGGCTGAGTTGCTGCGCCGTCAGCACGAAGTCATTGCCATCCTCGACGATTTGACCGCACTGGCACCGCGTCCGGGTTTGCGCACCAAAACAGGCGATTTGTTCGACTCGGAGCGGATCAATCAGAGCGTGGCCGGTAGTTCGGCGGTCATCTGTTTATTGGATGCGCCGGGGTTGCCGTTCAGCAGCGATCAGGTGGAACGGGCCGTCGTGCTCGGCCCGGTCGAACAGGTGCTGGCCGTCGACGCACTGGTCGATGGGCTGCAAGCGGCCAATGTGTCGCGGCTGTTTCTGGTGGGGGATTTTGCCGTGCTCGATGAGCCGGATGTCGATGATCGCCTGCAACGTCACGCCGCCGAGGAAATACGTGAAGCCGTGCAAAGCAGTCCGCTGCACTGGACGCTGGTCAATGCGCCCCATGGCGTGGCCGGGCTGACGATTGAGCATTTCAGTCAGGTCGGCGGCAATCTGGAACCGGGTCTGGCCGAACCGCTGGAGCGATTGAACCGCGTGGCGGTGGGGATTGCTGATGAGCTGCGGTTGAATCTGCATGTGGGTCAGCATGTGAATTTTGTGGCGGTCAGCGAATAG
- a CDS encoding GFA family protein, which produces MNELHSGGCHCGHIRYQFSGALHDIAHCHCSICRKVSGGIVTTWITVPAVSFQWLAGKPARYDSSASCARYFCAQCGAQLALVTRLSPESIDVTIATLDHPELAPAERHIWTDSQLPWLHLDEHLPGEAEETI; this is translated from the coding sequence ATGAACGAATTGCACAGCGGCGGCTGCCATTGCGGACACATTCGTTATCAGTTCAGCGGAGCGTTGCACGACATCGCCCACTGTCATTGCTCGATTTGCCGCAAAGTCAGCGGCGGGATTGTCACGACGTGGATCACCGTGCCGGCGGTGAGTTTTCAATGGCTGGCCGGTAAGCCCGCGCGTTATGACTCATCCGCCAGTTGCGCGCGGTACTTCTGTGCGCAGTGCGGCGCGCAACTGGCGTTGGTGACGCGGCTCAGTCCCGAGAGCATCGACGTGACCATCGCCACGCTGGATCACCCGGAACTGGCGCCCGCCGAACGGCATATCTGGACGGACAGCCAATTGCCCTGGCTGCATCTGGACGAGCATCTACCGGGTGAAGCCGAAGAAACGATTTGA
- a CDS encoding DOPA 4,5-dioxygenase family protein, which yields MQAIKGYHAHVYFDASSIAQARALCEQAAQLFPLKMGRVHERPVGPHPDWSCQLAFGPDLIADVLPWLALNRKGLVVFLHPDTGNDLLDHTEHAIWMGAIRPLDLSIF from the coding sequence ATGCAAGCGATCAAGGGTTATCACGCCCACGTCTATTTTGACGCCAGCAGCATTGCGCAGGCGCGGGCCTTGTGCGAGCAGGCCGCGCAGTTGTTTCCGTTGAAAATGGGCCGCGTCCACGAACGCCCGGTCGGCCCGCACCCGGACTGGAGTTGCCAACTGGCCTTCGGCCCCGACCTGATTGCCGATGTGCTGCCGTGGCTGGCGCTGAATCGCAAAGGCCTGGTGGTGTTTCTGCATCCGGACACGGGGAATGACTTGCTCGACCACACTGAGCACGCGATCTGGATGGGCGCGATTCGCCCGCTGGATCTGTCTATTTTTTAA
- the hemF gene encoding oxygen-dependent coproporphyrinogen oxidase — translation MTTRTDAVKAYLLDLQDRICAALESEDGGTRFVEDAWTRPAGGGGRTRVIENGTVIEKGGVNFSHVFGSGLPPSASAHRPELAGRGFEALGVSLVIHPHNPHVPTSHANVRFFIAEKEGEEPVWWFGGGFDLTPYYGNEEDCIHWHRVAEQACAPFGPDVYPRYKAWCDTYFHIKHRHEPRGIGGLFFDDLNEWDFDTSFAFMRAIGDAYIDAYLPIVQRRKHDAFTAQQREFQEFRRGRYVEFNLVYDRGTLFGLQSGGRTESILMSLPPQVRWGYDWKAAPGSEEARLTDYFLQDRDWLAEA, via the coding sequence ATGACGACCCGCACCGACGCCGTAAAGGCCTATCTGCTCGACCTGCAAGACCGCATCTGTGCGGCCCTCGAAAGCGAAGACGGCGGCACGCGCTTCGTCGAAGACGCCTGGACCCGGCCCGCCGGCGGTGGCGGTCGTACCCGCGTGATCGAGAACGGTACGGTGATCGAAAAGGGTGGCGTCAACTTCTCCCACGTCTTCGGCAGCGGTCTGCCGCCATCGGCCAGTGCCCATCGCCCGGAACTGGCCGGTCGCGGTTTTGAAGCCCTTGGCGTGTCGCTGGTCATTCACCCGCACAATCCGCATGTACCGACGTCCCACGCCAACGTGCGCTTTTTCATCGCCGAGAAGGAAGGTGAAGAGCCGGTCTGGTGGTTTGGCGGCGGCTTCGACCTGACCCCGTATTACGGCAACGAAGAGGACTGCATTCATTGGCACCGCGTTGCCGAACAGGCTTGCGCGCCTTTCGGGCCTGATGTCTACCCGCGCTACAAAGCCTGGTGTGACACCTATTTCCACATCAAGCATCGCCACGAACCGCGAGGTATCGGCGGTCTGTTCTTCGATGACCTGAACGAGTGGGACTTCGACACCAGCTTCGCCTTCATGCGCGCCATCGGCGATGCTTACATCGACGCTTATCTGCCGATCGTGCAGCGCCGCAAACACGATGCCTTCACCGCTCAACAGCGTGAATTCCAGGAATTCCGCCGTGGCCGTTACGTCGAATTCAACCTGGTGTACGACCGTGGCACCTTGTTCGGTCTGCAATCGGGCGGGCGTACCGAGTCGATCCTGATGTCGCTGCCGCCGCAAGTGCGCTGGGGCTATGACTGGAAGGCTGCGCCTGGCAGCGAAGAAGCGCGCCTGACCGATTACTTCCTGCAAGATCGCGACTGGCTGGCCGAGGCCTGA
- a CDS encoding CitMHS family transporter translates to MLTFLGFAMVITFMFLIMTKRLSALIALIIIPIVFALFGGFAPKIGPMMLEGITKLAPTGVMLMFAILYFALMIDSGLFDPAVRKILKLVKGDPLKVSVGTAVLALVVSLDGDGATTYMICVAAMLPLYSRIGMSPRIMAGLIILAGGVMNMTPWGGPTARAASALHVDPSDIFVPMIPAMAAGVVAILLIAYFYGKRERARLGELHLVGDDIDHSEISVSQFPDARRPKLIWFNGALTFGLMCTLIAGLLPLPVLFMVAFSIAMIVNYPCLQMQKDRVAAHAGSVLAVVGLIFAAGIFTGILSGTGMVDAMSKSLLAVIPDFLGPYLAVITALVSMPFTFFMSNDAFYYGVLPVLAEAASHYGITAVEMARASIVGQPVHLLSPLVPSTYLLVALAGIDFGDHQRFTLKWAILVCICILIAALLLGTFPVFSTL, encoded by the coding sequence ATGCTGACTTTCCTTGGCTTCGCCATGGTCATCACGTTCATGTTCCTGATCATGACCAAGCGCCTGTCCGCGCTGATCGCTCTGATCATCATCCCGATTGTCTTCGCCTTGTTCGGTGGTTTCGCGCCGAAGATCGGCCCGATGATGCTCGAAGGCATTACCAAGCTTGCGCCGACTGGCGTGATGCTGATGTTCGCCATTCTCTATTTCGCCCTGATGATCGACTCCGGCCTGTTCGACCCGGCCGTGCGCAAGATCCTCAAACTGGTCAAGGGCGACCCGCTGAAGGTTTCGGTCGGCACCGCCGTACTGGCGCTCGTCGTTTCCCTCGATGGTGACGGCGCGACCACTTACATGATCTGCGTGGCCGCCATGCTGCCGCTGTACAGCCGCATTGGCATGAGCCCGCGGATCATGGCCGGTCTGATCATCCTCGCCGGTGGCGTGATGAACATGACCCCGTGGGGCGGCCCGACTGCCCGTGCCGCGAGTGCGTTGCATGTCGATCCGTCGGACATTTTCGTGCCGATGATTCCGGCCATGGCCGCGGGTGTGGTGGCGATTCTGCTGATCGCTTATTTCTACGGTAAACGTGAACGTGCGCGTCTAGGTGAGTTGCATCTGGTTGGCGATGATATCGATCACAGCGAAATCAGCGTGTCGCAGTTCCCGGATGCCCGCCGTCCGAAACTGATCTGGTTCAACGGCGCCCTGACCTTCGGCCTGATGTGCACCCTGATCGCCGGTCTGCTGCCGTTGCCGGTGCTGTTCATGGTGGCGTTCAGTATTGCCATGATCGTCAACTACCCTTGCCTGCAGATGCAGAAGGATCGCGTCGCCGCTCACGCCGGTAGCGTGCTGGCAGTGGTCGGGCTGATCTTTGCGGCGGGTATCTTCACCGGTATCCTGTCCGGCACCGGCATGGTCGATGCGATGTCGAAGAGCCTGTTGGCAGTGATTCCGGATTTTCTCGGCCCGTATCTGGCCGTGATCACGGCGCTGGTGAGCATGCCGTTCACCTTCTTCATGTCCAACGATGCGTTCTACTATGGCGTGTTGCCGGTGTTGGCCGAAGCCGCCAGTCACTACGGGATCACCGCAGTGGAAATGGCCCGTGCCTCGATCGTCGGTCAGCCCGTCCACTTGCTGAGCCCGTTGGTGCCATCGACGTATCTGTTGGTGGCTCTGGCCGGCATTGATTTCGGTGATCACCAGCGTTTCACCCTGAAATGGGCGATCCTGGTGTGTATCTGCATCCTGATTGCTGCACTGCTGTTGGGGACTTTCCCGGTGTTCAGCACTCTATAA
- a CDS encoding NADPH:quinone reductase, which translates to MAKRIQFSAHGGPEVLEYVDYQPAAPGPNQVRVANKAIGLNFIDTYYRSGLYAPPALPSGLGAEGAGIVDAVGSDVTRFKVGDRVAYGSGPLGAYSELHVLPQDNLVHLPDEISFETAAGVMLKGLTVQYLLRQTYELKGGETILFHAAAGGVGSLACQWAKALGVKLIGTVSSKEKAELAKANGAWATIDYSHENVAQRVLELTDGKKVPVVYDGVGKDTWLTSLDSVSPRGLVVSFGNASGAVDGVNLGILSAKGSLYVTRPTLATYANNAENLQRMADELFEMIISGKLKVDISQRYSLADAAKAQTELSARRTTGSTVLLP; encoded by the coding sequence ATGGCAAAGCGTATCCAGTTCAGCGCCCACGGCGGCCCCGAAGTGCTCGAATATGTTGATTACCAACCCGCCGCACCCGGCCCGAATCAAGTGCGCGTGGCCAACAAGGCGATCGGCCTGAACTTCATCGACACCTATTACCGCAGCGGTCTGTACGCACCGCCCGCCTTGCCGTCCGGCCTGGGTGCTGAAGGTGCGGGGATCGTCGATGCCGTGGGCAGCGACGTCACCCGGTTCAAGGTCGGTGATCGCGTGGCCTATGGCAGCGGCCCGTTGGGGGCCTACAGCGAATTGCATGTGCTGCCCCAGGACAATCTGGTGCATCTGCCCGACGAAATCAGTTTCGAAACGGCTGCCGGTGTAATGCTCAAAGGCCTGACCGTGCAATACCTGCTGCGCCAGACCTATGAACTCAAGGGTGGCGAAACCATTCTGTTCCACGCGGCGGCCGGTGGTGTCGGTTCGCTGGCCTGTCAGTGGGCCAAAGCGTTGGGCGTGAAGCTGATCGGCACAGTCAGCTCCAAAGAGAAGGCCGAGCTGGCCAAGGCCAATGGTGCCTGGGCGACGATCGATTACAGCCATGAAAACGTTGCGCAACGCGTGCTGGAATTGACCGACGGCAAGAAAGTCCCGGTGGTTTATGACGGTGTCGGCAAGGACACCTGGCTGACTTCCCTCGACAGCGTGTCGCCGCGCGGCCTGGTCGTGAGCTTCGGTAATGCCTCTGGTGCGGTAGACGGCGTGAACCTGGGGATTCTCTCCGCCAAGGGCTCGCTGTACGTGACCCGACCGACGCTGGCGACTTATGCCAACAATGCAGAGAACCTGCAGCGGATGGCTGATGAATTGTTCGAGATGATCATCAGCGGCAAGCTGAAGGTAGACATCAGCCAGCGTTATTCACTGGCTGATGCAGCGAAGGCGCAAACCGAACTCTCGGCACGACGCACCACAGGCTCCACCGTTCTGCTGCCCTGA
- the aroE gene encoding shikimate dehydrogenase — MDRYVVFGNPIGHSKSPMIHKLFAEQTGQHLDYSTLLAPLDDFAGCATAFFQEGRGANVTVPFKEDAYRLANSLTARAQRAGAVNTLSKLADGSLLGDNTDGAGLVRDLTVNAGFSLSGKRILLLGAGGAVRGALEPLLAEQPASVIIANRTVDKAELLAELFCDLGPVSASGFDWLREPVDVIINATSASLTGEVPPIAPSLIEPGKTLCYDMMYGKEPTAFCRWASEQGAAVSMDGLGMLAEQAAEAFFLWRGVRPDTAPVLAELRRQLAQ, encoded by the coding sequence ATGGATCGTTACGTCGTTTTCGGTAACCCGATCGGTCACAGCAAATCGCCGATGATTCACAAGCTGTTTGCCGAACAGACCGGCCAGCACCTCGACTACAGCACCCTGCTGGCGCCGCTTGATGATTTCGCTGGTTGCGCCACGGCGTTTTTCCAGGAAGGTCGCGGCGCCAACGTTACTGTGCCGTTCAAGGAAGACGCTTACCGTTTGGCCAACAGCCTGACGGCGCGGGCGCAGCGTGCTGGTGCGGTGAATACCTTGAGCAAACTCGCCGACGGTTCGCTGCTCGGTGACAACACCGACGGCGCGGGGCTGGTGCGTGATCTGACGGTGAATGCCGGGTTCAGCCTGAGCGGCAAACGCATCCTGTTGCTCGGCGCTGGTGGCGCGGTGCGCGGTGCGCTGGAGCCGTTGCTGGCGGAACAACCGGCATCGGTGATCATCGCCAATCGCACGGTGGACAAGGCTGAGCTGCTGGCGGAGTTGTTCTGCGACCTGGGGCCGGTGTCGGCCAGTGGTTTCGACTGGCTGCGCGAGCCGGTGGACGTGATCATCAACGCCACGTCGGCTAGCCTGACCGGTGAAGTGCCGCCGATTGCACCGAGCCTGATCGAGCCGGGCAAGACCCTGTGCTACGACATGATGTATGGCAAGGAACCGACGGCGTTCTGCCGCTGGGCCAGTGAACAGGGCGCGGCAGTGTCGATGGATGGCTTGGGAATGCTCGCCGAGCAGGCCGCCGAGGCGTTCTTTTTGTGGCGCGGTGTGCGCCCGGACACAGCGCCAGTATTAGCCGAACTGCGCCGCCAACTGGCGCAATAA
- the choX gene encoding choline ABC transporter substrate-binding protein codes for MRKLSTVVTVGLLALSSASAFAEQSCDTVKMADPGWSDIAATNAITGFLLDGMGYKAKVDTLAVPITFGGLKDGQVDVFLGNWMPAQQGFYDKFVATGDVTQLAKNLDGTEFTLAVPDYVWDAGVHNFADLNKYADKFERKIYGIGSGAPANISLQEIIKKNDFDMGQWKLIESSEQAMLAEVSRAVKKQKFVTFLGWTPHPMNVQLKMHYLKGGEKYFGDTGSVFTLTRKGYAEACPNVGKLLSNLSFTQEMENSIMAEVVNKKVTNAEAAKAWIKANPAVLDKWLDGVKTADGKDALAAVKAKL; via the coding sequence ATGCGTAAGTTATCCACAGTAGTGACGGTTGGCCTGCTCGCGCTGAGCAGCGCCTCGGCCTTCGCCGAGCAAAGCTGCGACACGGTGAAAATGGCCGACCCGGGCTGGAGCGATATTGCCGCGACCAATGCGATCACCGGGTTTCTGCTGGACGGCATGGGCTACAAGGCCAAGGTCGACACCCTTGCGGTGCCGATCACCTTTGGCGGTTTGAAGGATGGCCAGGTGGACGTGTTCCTCGGCAACTGGATGCCGGCGCAACAGGGCTTCTATGACAAGTTCGTCGCCACCGGCGATGTCACGCAACTGGCGAAAAATCTCGACGGCACCGAGTTCACCCTCGCCGTGCCGGACTACGTGTGGGACGCGGGTGTGCATAACTTTGCCGACCTGAACAAATATGCGGACAAGTTCGAGCGCAAGATCTACGGCATCGGCTCCGGCGCGCCGGCGAATATCTCGCTGCAGGAAATCATCAAGAAGAATGACTTCGACATGGGTCAGTGGAAGCTCATCGAATCCAGTGAACAGGCGATGCTGGCTGAAGTGTCGCGGGCGGTGAAGAAACAGAAATTCGTCACCTTCCTCGGCTGGACCCCGCACCCGATGAACGTGCAGTTGAAGATGCATTACCTCAAGGGTGGCGAGAAGTATTTTGGCGATACCGGCAGCGTGTTTACGTTGACGCGCAAGGGCTACGCCGAAGCCTGTCCGAATGTGGGTAAGTTGCTGAGCAATCTGTCGTTCACTCAGGAGATGGAGAACAGCATCATGGCTGAGGTGGTGAACAAGAAGGTCACTAATGCCGAGGCGGCGAAGGCTTGGATCAAGGCGAATCCGGCGGTGCTGGATAAGTGGCTGGATGGGGTGAAGACTGCGGATGGCAAGGATGCGTTGGCGGCGGTGAAAGCGAAGCTTTGA
- a CDS encoding SulP family inorganic anion transporter: MAFPSRHSLLPFLTWLPRQTRASVGRDLIVGLSGAILALPQSIAYALIAGLPPEYGLYAAIIPVLIACLWGSSWHLICGPTAAISIVLFASVSPLAVPASQDYITLILLLTFLAGIFQWLLGLLRFGALVNFVSHSVVLGFTLGAAVVIAIGQLPNLLGLELPAKATALASLMDLLQHLRAVDKPSLVLGVATVVVGVVLKQLLPRWPTLLITLALASLLVWLWPAMFGHVHLVSAFVGRLPPFSALPLDLDLILRLLPSAVAVGMLGLVTSLSIARSISARSQQLLDANQEVRAQGLSNIVGAFFSGSLSAGSFTRSGLSYEAGACSPLAGVFSAIWVALFAIFGAGLIAHIPIPAMAGSILLIAWGLVDHRGIRALLRVSRAEFVVMALTCLATLLLELQTAIYAGVLASLFFYLKRTSQPRVQHWRDGEDDVLRVGGSIFFGASHYLQVRLQRTHGARVVIEAQQINFIDYSGVEMLHQEARRLLGQNRSLTLRRARPQVVEELRKLEGPEKCPIRFED; this comes from the coding sequence ATGGCCTTCCCCAGCCGCCACTCTCTCTTGCCCTTCCTCACCTGGCTACCGCGGCAAACCCGCGCCAGCGTAGGACGGGATCTGATCGTCGGCCTCAGCGGCGCAATTCTCGCGTTACCCCAGTCGATTGCCTACGCGTTGATCGCTGGCCTCCCACCCGAGTACGGACTGTATGCCGCGATCATTCCGGTGCTGATCGCCTGCCTGTGGGGCTCGTCGTGGCATCTGATCTGCGGCCCGACGGCAGCGATTTCCATTGTGCTGTTTGCCAGTGTCAGTCCTTTAGCGGTTCCGGCGTCGCAGGACTACATCACCCTGATCTTGTTGCTGACGTTTCTGGCCGGGATTTTCCAGTGGCTGCTCGGTTTACTGCGTTTCGGCGCGCTGGTGAATTTCGTCTCGCATTCGGTGGTGCTGGGGTTCACCCTCGGTGCCGCTGTGGTGATCGCCATCGGGCAACTGCCGAACCTGCTTGGGCTGGAGTTGCCGGCGAAAGCCACGGCGCTGGCGAGTTTGATGGATCTGCTGCAACACCTCAGGGCTGTGGATAAACCTTCGTTGGTACTCGGTGTGGCGACGGTGGTTGTCGGTGTGGTGTTGAAACAATTGCTGCCGCGCTGGCCGACGCTGTTGATAACCCTCGCTTTGGCCAGCCTGCTGGTGTGGCTGTGGCCGGCGATGTTCGGCCACGTGCATCTGGTCAGCGCGTTTGTCGGGCGGTTGCCGCCGTTCAGTGCGTTGCCGCTGGATCTGGATTTGATCTTGCGCCTGCTGCCGAGCGCTGTGGCGGTGGGCATGCTTGGACTGGTCACCAGTCTGTCGATTGCCCGCTCGATTTCGGCACGCTCGCAGCAATTGCTCGATGCCAATCAGGAAGTCCGCGCGCAGGGCTTGTCGAATATCGTCGGGGCGTTCTTTTCCGGATCGTTGTCGGCCGGATCGTTCACTCGCTCGGGATTGAGTTACGAGGCGGGTGCCTGTTCGCCATTGGCCGGGGTGTTTTCGGCGATCTGGGTCGCGCTGTTCGCGATATTCGGCGCGGGGCTGATTGCGCACATTCCGATTCCGGCGATGGCGGGCAGCATTCTTTTGATTGCCTGGGGCCTGGTCGATCATCGCGGAATTCGCGCCTTGCTGCGGGTCAGCCGCGCCGAGTTCGTGGTCATGGCCCTGACCTGCCTCGCGACGTTGCTGCTGGAATTGCAGACGGCAATCTACGCGGGCGTGTTGGCCTCGCTGTTCTTCTATCTCAAGCGCACCTCGCAACCGCGCGTGCAGCATTGGCGCGACGGTGAGGACGATGTGCTGCGCGTCGGCGGGTCGATCTTTTTCGGCGCCAGTCATTACCTGCAAGTGCGTCTGCAACGGACGCATGGCGCGCGGGTGGTGATCGAGGCGCAGCAGATCAATTTCATCGATTATTCGGGGGTGGAGATGCTGCATCAGGAGGCGCGACGCCTGCTGGGCCAGAATCGCAGCCTGACCTTGCGCCGGGCGCGGCCGCAGGTGGTGGAGGAGTTGCGCAAGCTTGAAGGGCCGGAGAAGTGTCCGATCCGGTTTGAGGATTGA
- the betC gene encoding choline-sulfatase, with translation MKRKNILFIMADQMAAPMLPFYGPSPIKLPNLSRLAEQGVVFDAAYCNSPLCAPSRFTLVSGQLPSKIGAYDNAADFPADVPTYAHYLRRLGYRTALSGKMHFCGPDQLHGYEERLTSDIYPADYGWAVNWDEPDVRPSWYHNMSSVLQAGPCVRTNQLDFDEEVVFKAQQYLFDHIREDGDQPFCLTVSMTHPHDPYTIPKAFWDLYDDAEIPLPTTPDQHQLDPHSQRLLKVYDLWDKPLPVDKIRDARRAYFGACSYIDANVGKLLQTLEETGLIDDTIIVFSGDHGDMLGEKGLWYKMHWYEMAARVPLLISAPGQFESGRVSAAVSTADLLPTFVELAGGTLEPGLPLDGRSLVSHLQGQGGHDEVFGEYMAEGTISPLMMIRRGTYKFIYSENDPCLLFDVSNDPRELEELSQSPQHRQLFDDFLAEARAKWDIPAIHRQVLSSQRRRRFVADALTIGKLKSWDHQPLVDASQQYMRNHIDLDDLERKARYPQPCQNQ, from the coding sequence ATGAAGCGCAAGAATATTCTTTTCATCATGGCCGATCAGATGGCCGCGCCAATGTTGCCGTTCTACGGCCCTTCGCCGATCAAATTGCCCAATCTTTCCCGCCTCGCCGAACAAGGCGTGGTGTTCGACGCCGCTTACTGCAACAGCCCGCTGTGCGCGCCGTCGCGTTTCACCCTGGTCAGCGGCCAGTTGCCGAGCAAGATCGGCGCTTATGACAACGCCGCTGATTTCCCTGCCGATGTGCCGACTTACGCCCATTACCTGCGCCGCCTCGGCTACCGCACCGCGCTGTCGGGCAAGATGCATTTCTGCGGCCCCGATCAGTTGCACGGCTACGAAGAACGCCTGACTAGCGACATCTACCCGGCCGACTATGGCTGGGCAGTGAATTGGGATGAGCCGGATGTGCGGCCGAGCTGGTATCACAACATGTCCTCGGTGCTGCAGGCCGGACCGTGTGTACGGACCAATCAGCTGGATTTCGATGAAGAGGTGGTGTTCAAGGCGCAGCAGTATCTGTTCGATCATATTCGCGAGGACGGCGACCAGCCGTTCTGCCTGACCGTATCGATGACTCACCCACACGACCCGTACACAATTCCCAAGGCTTTTTGGGATTTGTACGACGATGCCGAAATCCCGTTGCCTACAACGCCGGATCAACATCAACTCGATCCGCACTCGCAGCGTTTGCTCAAGGTTTACGACCTGTGGGACAAGCCACTGCCTGTGGATAAGATTCGCGATGCGCGTCGGGCGTACTTCGGTGCGTGCAGCTATATCGACGCCAACGTCGGCAAACTCCTGCAAACACTGGAAGAAACCGGGCTGATCGATGACACGATCATTGTGTTCTCCGGTGACCACGGCGACATGCTCGGCGAAAAAGGTCTCTGGTACAAAATGCACTGGTACGAAATGGCTGCCCGCGTGCCCCTGTTGATAAGTGCGCCGGGGCAGTTCGAGTCAGGCCGCGTCAGCGCTGCCGTGTCGACCGCCGATCTGCTGCCGACCTTCGTTGAACTGGCCGGCGGCACGCTGGAACCAGGCTTGCCGCTGGACGGCCGCTCACTGGTTTCACACCTGCAAGGGCAGGGCGGTCATGACGAAGTGTTCGGCGAATACATGGCCGAAGGCACCATCAGCCCGTTGATGATGATCCGTCGCGGCACCTACAAATTTATCTACAGTGAAAACGACCCTTGCCTACTCTTCGATGTGAGCAACGATCCGCGTGAGCTGGAAGAACTCAGTCAATCGCCGCAACATCGCCAGCTATTCGACGATTTTCTCGCCGAAGCGCGGGCCAAGTGGGACATTCCGGCGATTCACCGCCAAGTCCTATCCAGCCAACGGCGCCGGCGCTTTGTTGCCGACGCGCTGACCATCGGCAAGCTGAAGAGCTGGGATCACCAGCCGCTGGTGGACGCCAGTCAGCAGTACATGCGCAACCACATCGACCTCGATGATCTGGAACGCAAAGCACGTTATCCACAACCCTGCCAAAACCAATAA
- a CDS encoding LysR family transcriptional regulator: MYEALGDLSLDLLRAFEAAARQRSFTAAAVELGTTQPAISQQIKRLEEQLGTRLFDRIYRGIELTEVGAILFEQVTLGLQNIDAGLSAISAQQQHEVLQVATDFAFAAYWLMPRLHRFHEANPQVDVSLVTSERNHNMLRPDIDVAILFGDGRFKQGESHWLFSEEVFPVCSPQLLKDRALPLPAQALLEFPLLHLRGENSSNWFDWSGLFRELGINTPPAPGQLRFDNYTLLIQAAIGGQGVAIGWRHLVDNLLSQGLLCRPIAETTLSRLGYYVVLPQRKRRGALIQQFVDWLMAEQASSAKSLNGLALPSIAV, encoded by the coding sequence ATGTATGAAGCCTTGGGTGATCTGTCGCTCGACCTGCTCCGCGCCTTCGAAGCGGCGGCTCGGCAGCGCAGTTTCACTGCTGCCGCGGTTGAGCTTGGCACCACGCAACCGGCGATCAGTCAGCAGATCAAACGGCTGGAAGAACAGCTCGGCACGCGGCTGTTTGATCGGATTTACCGAGGGATCGAGTTGACCGAAGTCGGCGCGATACTGTTTGAGCAAGTTACTCTTGGTTTGCAGAACATCGACGCAGGATTGAGCGCGATCAGCGCACAACAGCAACACGAGGTCCTGCAAGTTGCCACCGATTTTGCCTTCGCCGCTTATTGGTTAATGCCACGCTTGCACCGTTTTCACGAAGCCAATCCGCAGGTCGACGTGAGCCTGGTGACCAGTGAACGCAACCACAACATGCTGCGCCCCGATATCGACGTGGCGATCCTGTTTGGCGACGGGCGCTTTAAACAGGGTGAAAGCCATTGGTTGTTCAGCGAGGAAGTGTTCCCGGTGTGCAGTCCGCAATTGCTCAAGGATCGCGCCCTGCCCCTGCCTGCTCAGGCGTTGCTGGAGTTTCCGTTGTTGCACCTGCGCGGGGAAAACAGCAGCAACTGGTTTGACTGGAGTGGTCTGTTCCGTGAACTCGGTATCAATACACCGCCGGCGCCGGGGCAATTGCGCTTCGATAATTACACGCTGCTGATTCAAGCGGCGATTGGCGGTCAAGGCGTGGCGATTGGCTGGCGCCACCTTGTGGATAACTTGCTGAGTCAGGGTTTGCTGTGCCGGCCCATCGCCGAAACGACCCTGTCGCGCCTCGGTTATTACGTAGTGCTCCCGCAACGCAAACGCCGGGGCGCGTTGATTCAGCAGTTTGTTGATTGGCTGATGGCGGAACAGGCGAGCAGCGCAAAATCCCTCAATGGACTCGCGCTGCCTTCCATTGCCGTATAG